The genome window TCCATCCATGTGATCAAGAAGAATAGTAGCCAGTtcagggggaagggaaacagagCAGGCTAGGGACTTTCCCCATTTCCCTGCTGTAAAAAAGTGAAAATGCAAGTAGTGAGGAAACAGTGACTGTTCCAGCCAATGAGAAATTTGGTACTTTCTGATATTAGCAGTGGCTAGGGAAAACATCCATCACAACAGACCAAACCAATActtattcattttaaaacataGATGAATGTATTGCACATATAGTCCAATTGTTGTGGTGgctggttttgtttttcaagaGAGATTCTGAAATCATTTGATTTTACctagttaaataaaaataactccTCTGTTACAATGTTTGTCCAGTAGGGTTAATATGCAGGTTTGGAGATCCTATGTAAAAAGACATGATGTCTCAGGAGAAGCTAAATTATCCAAACAATATGAATTATATGAATCTAGTATATGTGTTTGtgttggggcctggagagctctcagaatggcaagtgatctccagacaaaaaagatcagtttccttgggaaaaaatggctgctttggagggtgggctttgttTATGCTCTGCTGAGATCCCTGCCCAAGGCTTCACTCCTGAAtttccgggaatttcccaacccagagttggcaaccttttgCATGGTTAGGCCTTTGCCAGTTATGGGAATGGGACagggagctaagcagggctgtGGAGTCTTATCCTTGAACCTTGCAAATCTCTCTTAAACTCTGCCCTGTACATCTTTCAACAGTTTATCCAGCATTGCTGAAACACTCGTGTTGTTACCATTAGCTGAATTAATTCTGTGTTTGCTCAAAGTTTCAGCATACAGCTGGGTATAACATGTTATTGTCTGAGATTCAGAAATTTAAATATTCTATTACAGTTTCTACAAGGTCTCAGGTGCATCTCCTGTGCTCTCGGGTTTATTCATTCCTGCATGAGTTAGATTTACTCTGGGGTGTTTCCTCAGGGTAGAATCACAGACTACGTCACACCTGGGCTTTCCAAGATTATTATTTCTTAGTCACCTGGTAAATTGCAGCTGAAAAGGGATTAGTAAAAATTATTAGCATCTTTTTCTTAATCCCAAATACATTATCTTCAGATATGTCAAACAGATCCCATTCTTTCAAAACAACCATTTTACTGATTAAAACTACTATTCTGGCTTTTATATTTTTCCATAACTATTTCTTAATCAAAACCTGCTATACATCCTAATGTGAAAAGGAAGGGTTTGGTTGCATATAAATGCCATcattttaaaacactgtttcCCGTATGGTCTCAGGGGGACCGTGATTTAATCTTCTCTCAAGGGAGATAGCAggattaaaacatatttttaaacttCCAACCGGAACTTTGCATATATTCAGCTCTACTGCTCATTTGTGATAACCAGATGAAGATAAGCTGCCCTGGACCTTATACTGCTGGGAAAAATAATGAATTTTTATAGTCAACCATACATGTACTGCAGCCCAGGCCCCATTATTGGGCTTATCCTTGCTTCCACAAAGGTTTCAAAAATAGGATCCTAGACCATTCCCCACTTCTGTTCATGCACACGAATGACCAATATTTTTAGAGGGCTGTCCACAGGCAAAGTACACTCAGGGATAGCACAAATGCAGCAAAATGGCATGCTTTTCTAATTTATGCAGTGCTTTCTGAGTCTAGGTTCCTTGTAACTGATTGCTGAAATCTGCTATTAGGTAGTCTAACACATCTTAACAAGAATTAGGAACATAATAACATAGAATCTCTGCAGTTACTTTTGATCTGATGTTAATGACCACCAAAATTATCAGAGTTTAAAATGCGGCttgcttcccctctcgcccctTTTCTGTCTGAACTTAGTATTGCAGAGGAAAGCTGCTGACAAGTCGGTGCTGTTTCAGCACCAACTACTTGGTGAAAGGAATTCATGGAAAGGTCTGCCTGGCAACTAATGATGTCATCTAAGAAACCAATAGGAAGTTTAAAAATTGCATCTGAAATAAGATAAGCCTACTGTAAGAGCTGTATATGGTACTGTGGGAGGTGGAAGGGCGGGCTTCAGGGGTATTTCCAGTTGGTAAGACCTGTTGCTTTCACTTCCTCTAGCATTCTGAGGAACagaacagaattttttaaaaccctttttagAGTCAGTGCTGAGACAAGGAAGAGTATTCCACTTGCAGGCAGCAAGCACAGCAGCAGGTCTGCTCCAGGGGAAACCACCAGCATCATGGAGAATGACAGAAGAACCCTTCTTGCCAACCAGCAGCAACCCACTGAGACAGCTGTGTATGCTGGCACTGTAGAGCATCAGCAGAGgtatttcttttgttgttgtttaattcaCCTGAATCACTTTGTATACTTGATTATATGCACGAGGTAGGTCTGCACAAGGTTTCACCAGCGCTCATTCCTATGGAAGGTCATTCCTACGGAAAGGCACAAGAGAGTGAGAGAAGCTGAGCCAGTATTGTAAATGCTTGGCTTTCACTTGCAACTTGGTTAGACATTCATTGGTGAGACAGGCAGTGCCAGCTTAGGGAGACTGAAGGTAGGAATGTCATGGATCCTGGTTGGCTGGACAGTAAATATTATAGGATTTCTTTGAAATGGAAGGCGAGAGGAACAAATAGTAAAAACTTGAAAACTTAAACTGGACAACTTAACAAAGGATATTTATTCTGCCTAGTTCTGTGCAATTCTGAGCAAAATTACTCCAGACTAAGCTAACAGTGGATTTAGATTGAAGTAACTCTGTACAAGACTGTGTTGAACATCTGTGTTGCTTTTCTATCACTGAAGGACAATTGTaagttcctccccccaccctgcctccccATGCAGGGTGATTAATATTTTATAATGCACTCCCACTATCTCAGTTCCGGCCCTATGAGTTTGGATACCCAGATTAATGCTACTTTTAGGATATTTGTTTCTCCCAAACACATTTCTCTCCAAATTAGAAACATTCTGATAGTGAAAATATTTGCACAGCAAGTATTAAATAGTCAGTCTAAAACTTCTTCAATTAAAAACAGTATTCCTGTTTATTAGATACCGTACAGAAACTTGCAGGGTGAGGTGCTTATGTGTTTGTtacattttttattaatttttctccAAGCAACTCAGAACTTCATTTCAGGCTCAGAACAACACTATTAGGTGGGCCAGACTGAAAACAACTTGTCTGTGGTAAATTACATAGCAGAGCAAGAATCTGTACCCATGCTTTTCATGGCAAAGCCCAATTCTATGGTCACTGCATAATCTATATTTTTTAAGCACGCCTCAGTTTTGTACTTCGTCTTATTCGATTGTGCCTAACATTTGTGggggatttttaaattttctttgcaGTGAATAATCATTTCTTCAAATAAGCCACCATTTCAGAGTATCATATTGCTATGATGCTGTCATCTGGCAGTATTTGCCAAACTAATCAgagacagccaatcagaaattaGATACTGGATGACATCATCTGTTGCTAGGGTGAAGGGTAGTCAGAAAGCTCACATCTATACTTTCAACCTTTTTACAGAGTTTGTGGCCAGATTGAATCTAATCATGGTGTTTGCATGCAACTACATTGTAGTTCAGATGGagtttaaaagggaaaaatatgTTGTGATTATGGTTCAGCtctagataattttttttaaaaaaatatgccagTTTGTGAATCCTAGCCTGAACATGAGGAGAAAAGTACAGACTTGCGATCTATGGAATTGTAAATGTCTAATTTGGGAATGTCAAAAACTagtaaagaaataaacaaacattatTGAATATATTGTTGCTAACAGAACTGTAGACTGTTGAAGCAGAAGCTTTGCATAAgtgataaccagtggtgggatccaaaaattttagtaacaggttccctcgccagcccccctcagcaaagggggcagaggcgtacctagggaaacctgagccctgggcaaaacctgagttggatgcccccccccccatgggcagccaccccaccatgacccccccaaattttttttgcaccaggtcatttctaaatcatcatcacattctagaaaatgtcccaactcacaaatctgaacacagcaatggtgaaacacagaGATTCTtcgatagagactggtgagataaaaggtatgaaaggctgagaatcaatgaattgcagtacctgaaagggattaacccagttcagggagttacattattagtcacaattgctatatggaaccttcatgttcaaaggcagtatgcctctcggggaggcgagggcatggagatggaaaagtggacccaattagtaaccccctctcggcacacacaaataattagtaacccactctcgggaactggtgagaacctgctggatcccacctctggtgataaCTCTGCAGGATACATTGAAAGGGAGAAGACCATGGACTTGAGACCACTATGAACCCAGTTGCCTCTGGTAGAGGGAGAAGGAATGTCTGAATGTCAGAAGACAGCAGAGGTTGGATGGAGTAggaattgggaaaggggggtataagAACTGGGTGGGTGTGCCCAGTGCGATTTCCAGACTGGAGGAAGGTATTAGAGCTCCATTCAGACATCATGAGCCAGGTTTATTCTTGAGCTTCTGCTGTATCTCTTGTACCTCCTCTCCATTCATGTAGAGTTCTGACTGAAGAAGAATATGGAAGAAACCACAGCTTGTGTGTCATCTGAACTGGCTGCTTTATTGAATTGTATTTTGTGTCCAGACcatcagggccagagcgaggggaaactgcgcctggggcatgcgtgcgccctgccaCGCCCTTGCTGCCCCCactccggaatgcccccagaacaccctagAACCCTCCAACCATGTCCCCGCCTGCACCTGGTGTGTCGTGTGCACCCCCGTTCccttggcgccacgccactgcaGACCATGATTCTAAACCTCAGTTGAGCCCTTAGAATCCCAATTTATAGATAAGAAACAAGCCACAGTTTGTTAAATCGCTTGATTCAGATGTCACAATGAATTATAGTTTCTTTGTGCTCAATGGAAGGAGCGAAGGGAGCACATGAGCCCAAGAATAGATTAGGCTTATTCTCATCATGCACATACAAGAGTTCATGTGAGAGAACCATGAAAGTAGGGGAATAGAATCTAACACTGCAGATGTTGAGAACTCTAATAATAAAATGCTACTTTATGATTGcaaggggccgatgggaatcatagtccacaaacatctggagcaccagggtTGGACGCCCCTGCTCTAGAGCCAATGGTTGCTTTGGGAGGTAGACCCTGTTGCATTACATCCTTGCAGAAGTCCAccctccacaagccccaccccccaatatcctggaatttcccaacccagagttggcaactctagttctcAATGCCAGCTTATACCAGCTTACTTTCACCCCTTGTGACAGTGCAAGCAGGATGTATTCACCAGAGCTCTTTGATCTATGCATGTGCATTTGTTATTCAGCATAATGCATTTTCTTTCAGTTCTACACCAATtatatgaagaaagaaagaagttgctTGAGTGGCTGAGCACTGACCTCTTCTCTCATATCTTACAGACTTCCTTCCAACAATCGAGTTGCCTACTCTGTCTTTACCATACTGGCAGTCTTGCTGATTGCAGGCCAGGCACTTACTGCTTATTTTGTATATCAGCATCAGAACCAGATTTCCAAGCTGACCAAGAACACCAACGACCTGCAACTGAAAGCAATGGTCAGCAGTCTTCCTCATGGTTAGTAGCTTCCTCCTTCACCCTTACCTCATCAAAGTGATTTTATTTGCTCCTTGTGTCCTGCCTTTCTTCAAAGATTCAAGGTTCTTAAATGTTCACTTGTCTTTGTAGAGGTTGGGTCCATTAGaaactatggtcgattccccactgtcaatttatcgcgtgatactcatgcaaaaaaacacaccagaggctccccacccagaggcatagctccaagggggtggcgggggaggggtgcatgacgcactagGTGCATGTCCCTGGgggtgtgtggtgagggcgttctgagGGTATGGTGGGGTCGTTCCGGGATGggacggggcagaggatgcactggtacaccgggcgctttccccccttactACACCTCTGTCCTCACCCGGTTCTGGCACGGTTCTGGCACATGCTTCCCCCCAATCCtgcattttttcagaacctgcattgaagtacaccttttttcccaatcatgCTTCGAAGCTGGATTGGTGGGAAGAAACGGGACAGATGCGGCTTATTCTTCCCACCCTTCGaatcttccagccaatcagagcacagtgggctgtgcgcagagcACACACAGTCTTTTTTTTGTGCCATGCTGGGCGTAGCTACGAAGGAATGTAAACAGGAAGCTACGttataatgattttgataaattgtttatacGTGGCTAAGGTCGAACGTAAAAacgagaagaagaataacatgaattttcaatcaggggcggagtagtgttcctgctccaacacaatagccaatcagaaagcagggaaattctgcctatgcatcCATGTAGCGACGTAGCTGCAtggaaaaaaggtttttttaaaagttcccacccccaacacaatgcaacagccaatcaggacgaggaagaataGACCCaatcttcactagacacacgctgcagtggggagggagaaactgcaacctggttgtatccggctttaagttctcagtggggaaatggccaaggaAATAGATGCATGAGCTGGCACTCAGTGTTGATACAGTTTAACTCCGACTGCCATCTCCTGTTGTTTGTACTAATCCTTggccagagaaacagatcaaattcTAATTGCTTCTTCTATACATTTGTAATAATTATGTACATACATGATTGTTTGGAGTACAGAACTTTGAACaacagaattgcattttaaatgttcctttgtatttttttattatttgcaaCTTGAAAGCTACTGTATCACAAAATTTTTTTTATGTATAAGGCTTCACACTAGGGTCACCAACTTTGGGtgaaggcattcctggagatttgggaatggagcccaaggagggtggggttggggttttttgaaTCTGCGCTTCAAAAAAAgtcagaagctcactgggtgagtaTAAAGTAGGTCTTTACGGACCCAAACTGTAAAGTAGGTCTTTAGGGACTCAAACATCTTGGGACCCAAACTGACAAGCGCAGAGAGTTTTTATTCCAACCGCCCAGCAATTTGTAAAAGTTAACTTTTGGTTGTGTGGGACTCTGCATTGGGACTCTGGCATGTGCGGGGAAGGGGAGTTTAGCCTTTCCCCAAATGCTTTTTTGCCTAGACTAAAATGGCTCCAGGAAAACCATAGTCCCCATGGTCGAGATCCAACTCAGATCACTTTATGGCTGAAGAGCTGATTTTGTAAATTGCTGTCAGTTTCCAGCGTCAATTTCTGTAAGAGAGATACTTCTGGCACTGACCCCCCACGCCCAAGCCCTCGTGGCCCCTTCCAGCCTTGCTGTCCTGTAGCAAAGTATGGCAGCACAGCCAGGGACACAAAGCAGGAGGCAGgccaggagaaagagaggagatcCACTGCACTGACCAGCATACCCAGCTGTGAGTGCTTTATACTGACTTTTAAAACAGTGAGTAacaagcaaaagcagaatatccTTGCCGGACACACACTTTGGAGCCTCACTACTTGTTTTACTCTTCCCTCCTACAGAACCCAAGCCGGCTGGCCGGATGAGAATGCCAATGGCCAATATGATGCCACTGCTCATGAGGGACACAGACAGTAACGCAGAGGTAAACGTGACAGAAAAATAGGGATATTGCTTAACTTGTACAAAGGGAGGTGCCATGGTTGAATATTGCCTTCACGTTTTGGCATATAAAATGAGCCTCTACGTGAGGCTTGCTTAATGTAAGAGCCACATAGAATAagcttcagatgtttgagagtcacaagacatgaacaaatattacacacacatttttatcgTTACATGCATATTTTATTACAAATCTTTTACAtaaatactaagaaatacacATACATAATAATTATTAATGTATGTAATTTTTATCAACTTTAAATGAGACTgtcaaacataaaaacaatagGGATACGAGATATTGCTAATGGTACTTCTTTGGTTGACTCTAAATATCTGTtcaaaaatggagaaaaatatgtaaattagaGGTCGTTAGTCTCTATTACTGTAGAAATATTGAGAGTTTCCATAGTTGTAGTGAGAAAGGCttttgactactggagatttaatTGCCTGtgcggattttttaaaaaggttacttCAGCAGCAGCTCATACCATAGCACAAGAATCTGCACTACATTACTGAAGTTAATCGGtaacaatcattttgtggctgtctctgcctctgacagcagccattttgttgctatacCCTGCATGCCATGTCAAGATTCCAAATATGCCTGCGGGGCCCAAAGTTGTTGGGGATGTTGGGGTTTTTAAATGCTAGGAAAGGGCTCTGCAAAGActtccagagatttctgtttcCAAGGCATACTTTTCCTGTCATATCccacagaaatttttttttaaattgtttgtatgCACCTTCTATTTCTGTACCTAATGACAGcgaaattgtttaaaaaaatattagaatGACCAGCAAAGatggagttggtttttatactccacttttctctgccttatggagtctcaaagtggcttacaattacaatTTGGCTACGTGCTTTAGAAGTAGCTGAGTTGTAAAGTGAAGTTGACCACTACAATTCCTTCTGTGTGTCCATCAGAGACTTAGAGTTTGTGTCCCTCGACCTGCACATGCTACATGGTAAACCACTTTTAAAACTCTGCTGTTttaccaccgcccccccccccccaaaaaaaaaaaaaagggtcaaACGCTCACTGGGAGAGTGTAAAGTAGGTCTTTAGGTTGCAGTCTCTGGGCCCAAACTGACAAGCTCAGGAGTTTTGCATTCCATCCTCCCAGCAATTTGTAAAAATTAACTTCTGAGTGTGTGTGGGTCCAATTTGCATTGGGACTCTGGCACATGGGGGAGTTTAGCCTTACCCCAAATGCTGCTTGCCTAGgctgaaatggccccaggaaAACCATAGTCCCCTTGGTCCAGATCCAACTCAGGTCACTGCACAGTTGAAGAGACAATTTTGTAAATTGCTGTCAGTTTCCAGTGTCAGTTTCTGTGAGAGAAGCATTTCACCTCTGATCCCCTTCTAGCCTTGTTGCTCTGTGGCAAAGTATGGCAGCACAGCCAGGGGCAAGGACACAACAGCAGGAGGCAGACCAGGGGAGGACGTTAGTTTGGATTCAAACTAGCATTTTCATGGAGGGGATGGCAAGAAAACTGCACTCCATGCGAACAAAGGCTTGTAACCCTAACCAACCaaccccccaaaacaccccccatTCCTGCTCCAGGTATAGGATCTTGGGATATTCCAGGCTAAGGGAGAAAGCAGGTAAATCTTGTTGTCTAGGTACAAGAAGTTTTGTGGATTAAGCCATTTTCTATGTGCTCTAAGGCAGAAACAAACCAGTTTAACTAATGCGTGAAATGTATTGTTAATCTGAATATTTGTTCCAATGCTAATAATGATCTCATTAAGTGATCTCTGACTCTCAAAATGCTTTATACTGGAATAAACTTCGTTAGTCTTTTAGGTGCTATGGGATATGTTCCTAATGCAACTGATTCTAAACCCTGGCTAATATTCATTCCATTCCCTACTATAATGAGCTTCTTCTAACTCTCTCACCATCACCAGTTATTTACTTCTTcgctgtttttttgtttcttttttgtaatcctcggaggatccaacccagctgAGCAATAAGACTGAAGACATAGTTAAACGCTTACTCCTGGTAAGAATCCTGCCCTGTTGCCCAAGTAGTAATATTTTGTAACTTACCTCAGAACTGATGGTACTCCATGTGAAGCTTACGCTGCTGGAGACAAAGCACTGCATTGGCTAGACCCTTGGTCTAATGCAGTTAGGCAATTTTATTGCCCTAAGAACTGCTCATCTGACTTTGCTTTTCAATGAAATTTAATTGGTTGGGAGTCCTGGAACACCACTGGCAATTATTGTATATATTCAGGGGATCCAAGAAGAGATCTGTGCACAGGGTTCTACTTGTTGAAGAacaatgctttatttatttaatgataCTGTGTACAGACCACTTTTCTGTGTTATTTAAATCACATGGCAAAAGACAGTTGATCAGCTTCAACTTTGCTTATTATCTCAGGCCCAGCAGTGATGGTAGTCAGTGCCCAGATATTAGAATATATGTTTCTCCACATATTCTCAGAAAACTGTGGGAAGGGTAATTTACAGCACAGAAGAGGCAACTAGAGGGTGGTGGCGACCCTCTCATTTCTTTTCCTCACTCTCAAAGGATTCTTCCAATCTCTGAGCCCCAGCAGAAGTAGGTTTGGGAAggaataatcatcatcatcatcatcatcatcatcatcatcatcataataatagttggatttatatccccctttcactccagtaggagactcaaagaggcttacaaacttttttcccttccccccctcacaacaaacaccctgtaaggtaggtggggctgagagagctcagaagaactgtgactagcccaaggtcacccagctggtgtgtgttgggagtgcacaggctaatctgaattccccagatgagcctccacagctcaagcggcagaggggaatcaaacccggttcctccagattagagcacacctgctcttaaccactacgccactgctactcctgaaAAGAGATAGGTGAggacttttgttttttaaatcacccCATCATCTGTTGTTTTGTAGTAATTCGTGATGACCCCAACATACAGACTTGACACCAACCCATCTATTTAGACTGTTATCATTCACCTCATTGAACTGGTGAGATCAGGTTGTTCTTTCTGTTTGCCATTAAGTTCTGCAGTCTCCTGAGAGTAGGCTTGCTGTTACTTGAAAAATATTAGTCTGTGCTTGGTAATTGTTTTCTTGGTCTCCTACAATGTTGTTAAATATGCCGTCTTTGCAGATGGGAGATCCCACCAGAAAGTTTCCTAAACTGGAGAAAGCCTTTATGGACAATATGATTCAGCTGAAGAGATCCATGAATTATGTTGACTGGAATGTAAGTGCTGCCGCCATTCAAAGACCCCAGCAGACTATTTTGAAGCCCCTTCTGGACACACAATACAGTGGAGTTATTATGTGTAGCAGACTCTTTTGCACAGAAAAATCCTGAAGCAATTATTACTTTAGAGATGTTGTGGGAGGCTTCTTCTTTGTAATGAATGTCAGCTCTAGTTCTCTTTGGTCTGGGAGCAATCTAAACAggtatactcagaagtaaatcccatgttatttaatggggcttactccctgcAAGGAGTCTTTAGGATTGTACTTTTTAGGAGAAAATAATAGTATGTGTGTTTGGAGAGGGGATTCAAAATGTGAGACATGAAATCCTAGGCATGAAGAAATTATGATCCCATTAGCTATAGCAAGATAattaaacagcattttaaaagaaagttccGGTAACtataaaacagtaacaaaatgctGCAATTGGTAGAGAGTGAGAGTGTTTATCCAATTTGTAAGCAACTGATAAGGTTAgattttttcattttatattttaagtCAGTGATGTAGAAAATACTTAATGAAATCCATTTCAGAGTGTACAAGTGACTGTCAAGAGGCTGTAGGGAGTAGATATTCTTTGCAACACACAATTCTTTTTAAGTTGTTTCAGAATCTGTTCAGGGTGTTGAATTTGATTGCCCATGAGACTTTGGATACAGTTTGAGGTTCCTTTGCCGACTATCTGGAAATCTAAGAAGGGTTTGGGAACTATTTGGTAACGTAGGAGTTCTCTCATGCAGGGAGAACAATTCTGGACATCTGATTTTTAACTATGCCAGTGAAACTTCAGACTTGCTAGTTTAAAGTTAAAATTGTCCAGACTGCATGGAATGGCTTCACAGAATGACAGAAGACATCCATATTGCCAGTGTAACATATGGAACAAATCTAAAACTGACAGTTTAGAAGTTGGGCCAATGTGATTTTGTCTGTGTTTAAGAGAAATGCTGAACTTTTTTCTTcatatgtttaaaataattaatgaTTGCTATTTATTGGCATTATTTGGTCTGTCATAGGCCTTTGAGATGTGGATGTACAAATGGCTGCTTTTCCAAATGGCCCAAACTAAAGACCCAGAAGAAATTGCAGCAGTAAAAGGTATGCTTATTCTGTAGGATTGAAAAGAATACTATGGGTGTCCTAGGCAAATTCTAGTTTTTTCTGGTGATTGTTTTATTCATCTTTTTGCAGTTCTAGGCCATTCTTAAAGAGATGCAGGAAATGAAgtgaaacaaaatcaaaacacaCAATAAACTGTGCTCTGATATCACACATCTTTGTGGGAGAATTAACTGTTAAGATGACTCACATCAGACTAAAGATGCTCTGAAGGTCTCAGGGCTGTCTCTGGAAATGGCAGCCCTGTGTCAACTTTCTCACCTCTCTCGTGTAACAAACAAAATCACGTCCTctgtgtgatgtcacatcaccatGTGTTTCATGCCTCTGCCTGCAACAACCAATGATGTGAGGTAAGGGTGGGCAAAGGCATAATAACATGGGGAAAGTGATGTTACAGGGCAAGAACTCAGCACAGTGTTGCCTTTGTAATGTGCTTTGCCCTAAACCAAGCTACAGACTCAGCCTCTTGAAGGCCATTCTCTCCCTCTCACCTTTTCCACCAGAATTCTATTATTAATGCAAATATGATCTaaaccagtagttctcaaccttc of Sphaerodactylus townsendi isolate TG3544 linkage group LG03, MPM_Stown_v2.3, whole genome shotgun sequence contains these proteins:
- the CD74 gene encoding HLA class II histocompatibility antigen gamma chain isoform X1, whose translation is MENDRRTLLANQQQPTETAVYAGTVEHQQRLPSNNRVAYSVFTILAVLLIAGQALTAYFVYQHQNQISKLTKNTNDLQLKAMVSSLPHEPKPAGRMRMPMANMMPLLMRDTDSNAEDPTQLSNKTEDIVKRLLLMGDPTRKFPKLEKAFMDNMIQLKRSMNYVDWNAFEMWMYKWLLFQMAQTKDPEEIAAVKVQTKCQAEASFKGVYPGKFRPQCDENGDYLPVQCNHSTGFCWCAKKDGTKIEGTSSRGFLNCTETHQIVDPENATYSGQDLLHLN
- the CD74 gene encoding HLA class II histocompatibility antigen gamma chain isoform X2, which gives rise to MENDRRTLLANQQQPTETAVYAGTVEHQQRLPSNNRVAYSVFTILAVLLIAGQALTAYFVYQHQNQISKLTKNTNDLQLKAMVSSLPHEPKPAGRMRMPMANMMPLLMRDTDSNAEDPTQLSNKTEDIVKRLLLMGDPTRKFPKLEKAFMDNMIQLKRSMNYVDWNAFEMWMYKWLLFQMAQTKDPEEIAAVKVQTKCQAEASFKGVYPGKFRPQCDENGDYLPVQCNHSTGFCWCAKKDGTKIEGTSSRGFLNCTESAK